The following coding sequences are from one Rhodobiaceae bacterium window:
- the tig gene encoding trigger factor yields MQVNETVSEGLKRELTITIEAAALEEKLSGKLDEMKNQVRLKGFRPGKVPVSHLRRTFGRQVMTEVIQETVSQSSGDVLQEREMKPAMQPEINLEGEVEEVIDGKADLVFKVAFEIVPDIEIADLSKIELEKPVAEVDDAEIDEAVERLAEAQKNFEPKDGKAEDGDLVVIDFIGRIDGEAFDGGTADDARLELGSGQFIPGFEEQLVGTKADQKLDVTVSFPDDYGSADLAGKEAVFETTVKAVEGPAKVTIDDAFAEKFGMENLEKLREAMAGQIKADYDNVSLAKLKRDMLDKLDELHDFELPPTLVTQEFDQIWHQFEHELENEGKKIEDADQPEEELRAEYQTIAERRVRLGLVIAEIGSKNDVKVEDAEVNRAVAQRAQQFPGQEQQVYEFYSKNPQAIAEIRAPLFEDKVVAFIAELAKVTDKVVTKEELTADPDAEDADEKPAAKKKAAAKKKPAAKKKAAAKKPAAEKKTAAKKKPAAKKKAAPKKAAKKDD; encoded by the coding sequence ATGCAGGTCAACGAGACGGTTTCTGAGGGTCTCAAGCGCGAGCTCACCATCACGATTGAAGCAGCCGCACTTGAAGAAAAACTCTCCGGCAAGCTCGACGAAATGAAAAATCAGGTGCGCCTGAAGGGCTTCCGCCCTGGCAAAGTGCCTGTAAGCCATCTTCGTCGGACGTTTGGTCGCCAGGTCATGACAGAAGTGATTCAGGAGACAGTCAGCCAGTCGAGCGGTGACGTGCTTCAAGAGCGCGAAATGAAGCCCGCGATGCAGCCAGAAATCAATCTGGAAGGCGAAGTTGAAGAAGTGATCGACGGAAAAGCTGATCTCGTCTTCAAAGTGGCGTTCGAGATCGTTCCTGATATCGAAATTGCAGACCTTTCCAAGATCGAGTTGGAAAAACCTGTTGCTGAAGTTGATGACGCTGAAATCGACGAAGCCGTCGAACGTCTTGCCGAAGCTCAGAAAAACTTCGAGCCCAAAGACGGTAAAGCAGAAGATGGCGATCTCGTTGTCATCGACTTTATTGGCCGTATAGATGGCGAAGCCTTTGATGGCGGCACAGCGGACGATGCGCGCTTGGAATTGGGTTCCGGCCAGTTTATCCCAGGCTTTGAAGAACAACTCGTTGGCACCAAAGCTGACCAGAAACTGGACGTCACGGTTTCGTTCCCGGACGATTATGGTTCGGCAGATCTAGCTGGCAAAGAAGCAGTCTTTGAAACCACGGTCAAAGCAGTTGAAGGTCCTGCAAAGGTCACCATTGATGACGCGTTTGCCGAGAAGTTCGGCATGGAGAACCTAGAAAAGCTGCGCGAAGCAATGGCGGGTCAGATCAAGGCCGACTATGACAATGTCTCCTTGGCCAAGCTGAAGCGGGACATGCTCGACAAGCTCGACGAACTGCATGATTTCGAGCTGCCACCGACGCTGGTGACTCAGGAGTTCGATCAGATCTGGCATCAGTTCGAGCATGAGCTTGAAAATGAAGGCAAGAAGATCGAAGACGCTGACCAGCCTGAAGAAGAGCTTCGCGCTGAGTATCAGACAATTGCAGAACGTCGTGTGCGCCTAGGACTTGTGATTGCTGAGATCGGTTCCAAGAACGATGTAAAAGTCGAAGATGCGGAAGTGAACCGGGCTGTGGCACAACGGGCTCAGCAGTTCCCAGGTCAGGAGCAGCAGGTCTATGAATTCTATTCCAAGAACCCGCAGGCGATTGCTGAGATCCGCGCCCCACTATTTGAAGACAAGGTTGTTGCTTTCATTGCGGAGCTCGCCAAAGTCACCGACAAGGTTGTGACGAAAGAAGAGTTGACGGCAGACCCCGACGCTGAAGACGCTGACGAGAAGCCTGCTGCGAAGAAAAAGGCTGCGGCTAAGAAAAAGCCAGCTGCCAAAAAGAAAGCTGCGGCCAAGAAGCCTGCTGCTGAAAAGAAGACGGCAGCGAAGAAAAAGCCTGCTGCGAAGAAAAAGGCTGCACCGAAGAAAGCCGCTAAGAAGGACGACTAG
- a CDS encoding EF hand: MRFVSSVFAQSGRIFGLALLLPVLAACSSERAGDVTIIKHPAYDWDLNDNGAVTKEEYKAYREGIFTSADADRNGVVDEDEWDDIRDDNETGIRRAAFIALDFDGNGVLTFGEIMALPESDFFALDTNGDTVISSAELNDASKRRTRGGLRRRDADEGFRRDPDAGTY, from the coding sequence ATGCGTTTCGTGTCATCTGTTTTTGCCCAATCTGGCCGGATTTTTGGGCTCGCCCTGCTCCTGCCAGTCCTCGCAGCCTGTAGCTCTGAAAGAGCCGGGGACGTCACCATCATTAAGCACCCCGCTTATGATTGGGATCTCAATGACAATGGCGCGGTGACGAAGGAAGAATACAAAGCCTATAGGGAGGGCATTTTCACCAGCGCCGATGCGGACCGCAACGGGGTCGTTGATGAGGATGAGTGGGACGACATTCGCGACGACAATGAAACAGGCATCAGACGGGCCGCTTTCATCGCACTCGATTTCGACGGGAATGGCGTTTTGACATTTGGCGAGATTATGGCGCTGCCGGAATCGGACTTCTTTGCCTTGGACACAAACGGCGACACGGTCATCAGTTCCGCTGAGCTGAATGATGCCTCTAAGCGGCGGACGCGCGGCGGATTGAGACGTCGGGATGCCGACGAAGGCTTCAGGCGCGATCCCGATGCGGGGACTTACTAA